Proteins from a genomic interval of Capsicum annuum cultivar UCD-10X-F1 chromosome 4, UCD10Xv1.1, whole genome shotgun sequence:
- the LOC107868764 gene encoding MDIS1-interacting receptor like kinase 2-like → MLIFITNSFQHVVAKSYLNTSERHSINSSSYEAFSLLKWKASLENASQTLLASWLVTSNSTSPCHWGGISCDNIGRVNQIDFAHYGIRGNLNHLNFSSFPHLQLINFSNNSLNGTFPRNIFNLSRLSFLYLSSNHFSGEIPHEIGFVKNLKHLDLSNNRFIGFIPSSIGNLTKLEILFLSVNELYGPIPPSFGNLKSLVHLCLLRNKLNGSLPIELENLTRLQTFQVAENNLSGYLPQNVCLGGSLTKFIVYDNGFIGNVPRTLKNCSTLSRVRLDGIQLSSNTSEAFGVYPSLVYMDLSHNKLYGELSSQWGPSHNLTSLKISKNNLSGVIPVEIGNLTKLGVLDLSSNHLTGEIPTSLESLTHLLILDLHGNKISGEIPIEVGKLIKLTRLNLGANNMGGKIPGEIGNCRQLWNLNLSKNMLNTSIPSNLGNLHSLVYLDLSDNMLSGEIPGHLGNLRSLEGMNLSHNNLSGSIPPSFNERVSLRSIDISCNQLVGPLPKIKAFQNASLEELRDNKDLCSNHTGMTSCSSLGKKARTSRKLILTLTLSLISVALLLLVITSILFLTKRKRNVSIQPREPSSNSFSVKSFDGKIAYENIIAATENFDGKYCIGRGGHGSVYKVELPCGQVVAVKKVHALEDEESDDNLKGFSKEIQTLVNIRHRNIVKLHGFCSHARHSFLVYELLEGGNLSQNLNNEGRARDLNWFKRADIVKGVANALCYLHHACSPPIVHRDISSNNVLLDDEGNPHVSDFGTAKLLRPNSSNRTLFAGTFGYVAPELAYTMKVNEKSDVYSFGVLSLEVILGRHPGDIIAAISSFSQTSSASGTLLKDLIDKRPLAPGKQEAEELIKIIKLAFVCLRQSPQARPTMKQVCASLSKENLPSGSLITTVTLGQLLEPALLIC, encoded by the exons ATGTTGATCTTTATAACTAATTCTTTTCAACATGTTGTTGCGAAATCATATCTAAATACTTCTGAAAGACATTCAATTAATTCAAGTTCATATGAAGCATTTTCTCTCTTAAAATGGAAAGCAAGTCTTGAAAATGCAAGCCAAACACTCCTTGCCTCTTGGTTGGTTACTAGCAATAGTACTAGTCCCTGTCATTGGGGTGGCATTTCTTGTGATAATATTGGAAGAGTTAATCAAATAGACTTTGCACATTATGGTATTAGAGGTAATCTTAACCAtctaaatttttcttcttttccccatcttcaattaattaatttttccaaTAACTCACTCAATGGTACATTTCCAAGAAACATATTCAATCTTTCAAGATTGAGTTTCCTATATTTGAGTTCCAATCATTTTTCTGGAGAGATTCCACATGAAATAGGATTTGTGAAGAATCTCAAGCATTTAGACTTGTCGAATAATCGCTTTATTGGCTTCATCCCTTCATCTATTGGTAACTTGACTAAActtgagatattatttttatctgttaATGAACTCTATGGTCCTATTCCTCCAAGTTTTGGTAACTTAAAATCCCTTGTGCATTTGTGTTTGCTCAGAAATAAACTCAATGGATCACTTCCAATAGAGCTTGAAAACCTTACACGCTTGCAAACTTTTCAAGTAGCAGAGAACAATCTTTCTGGTTACTTGCCACAAAATGTGTGCCTTGGTGGATCACTTACTAAATTCATAGTATACGATAATGGTTTTATTGGTAATGTCCCTAGAACCTTGAAAAATTGTTCTACACTATCTAGAGTTAGGCTTGATGGTATCCAATTATCTAGCAACACATCAGAAGCTTTTGGTGTCTATCCAAGTCTAGTTTACATGGATTTGAGTCACAATAAACTATACGGTGAGTTATCGTCACAGTGGGGTCCTTCTCATAATCTAACAAGTTTGAAGATCTCCAAGAACAACTTGTCTGGTGTCATACCAGTTGAGATAGGAAATCTGACTAAACTAGGAGTGCTTGATCTCTCTTCAAATCATTTGACCGGCGAAATTCCTACAAGTTTGGAGAGCCTGACTCACTTGTTGATACTTGACTTGCATGGAAACAAAATTTCAGGAGAAATACCTATAGAAGTGGGAAAGTTGATCAAGCTTACAAGACTTAACTTGGGTGCAAATAATATGGGTGGCAAGATTCCAGGAGAAATAGGTAATTGTAGGCAGCTTTGGAACTTGAATTTAAGCAAGAACATGCTGAACACAAGTATTCCTTCTAATTTGGGAAATTTGCACTCCCTAGTGTATCTTGATCTCAGTGATAACATGCTCAGTGGTGAGATTCCGGGGCACCTAGGAAATTTGCGAAGTTTGGAAGGAATGAACCTTTCGCATAATAACTTGTCTGGTTCAATCCCGCCTAGTTTCAATGAACGTGTTAGTTTGAGGTCAATCGATATATCTTGCAATCAATTGGTCGGTCCCCTTCCCAAGATCAAGGCGTTTCAAAATGCGTCGCTTGAAGAATTAAGAGATAACAAGGATTTATGCAGCAATCATACTGGTATGACATCTTGCTCTTCATTAGGAAAAAAGGCGAGAACAAGTAGAAAGCTTATATTGACGTTAACTCTGTCTCTTATCTCAGTTGCCCTGCTTCTACTTGTGATTACTAGTATACTTTTTCtaacaaaaaggaaaagaaatgttAGTATTCAGCCTAGAGAACCATCCAGCAATTCTTTTTCAGTTAAGAGCTTTGATGGAAAAATAGCATACGAAAACATAATTGCAGCAACGGAGAACTTTGATGGCAAATATTGCATTGGGAGGGGAGGACATGGAAGTGTCTATAAGGTTGAGTTACCATGTGGTCAAGTTGTTGCGGTGAAAAAAGTTCATGCTTTAGAAGATGAAGAATCTGATGACAACTTGAAAGGATTTTCAAAAGAGATACAAACTCTAGTAAACATCCGCCATCGAAATATTGTGAAGCTTCATGGATTTTGTTCACATGCGCGCCATTCATTCTTGGTTTATGAGTTGTTGGAAGGAGGAAACTTGTCACAAAACCTCAACAATGAGGGTAGAGCAAGAGATTTAAATTGGTTCAAGAGGGCTGATATCGTCAAGGGGGTAGCAAATGCGTTATGTTACTTGCATCACGCGTGTTCACCTCCTATAGTTCATAGAGATATATCAAGTAATAATGTTCTGTTAGATGATGAAGGCAATCCCCATGTTTCTGATTTTGGCACTGCCAAACTCTTAAGGCCTAACTCCTCCAATAGGACATTGTTTGCTGGAACTTTTGGCTATGTAGCTCCAG AGCTTGCTTACACAATGAAGGTAAATGAGAAGAGTGATGTTTACAGCTTTGGGGTGCTATCACTAGAAGTTATTTTAGGTCGTCATCCAGGTGATATTATTGCAGCTATATCATCATTTTCGCAAACATCAAGCGCCAGTGGAACACTGTTAAAGGATTTGATTGACAAACGTCCACTAGCTCCTGGAAAACAAGAAGCAGAAGAATTGATCAAGATCATTAAACTAGCATTTGTGTGTCTTCGTCAAAGTCCTCAAGCTAGGCCAACTATGAAGCAAGTTTGTGCAtctttatcaaaagaaaatttgcCTTCTGGAAGCTTGATCACCACTGTTACATTAGGCCAGTTGCTTGAACCAGCACTACTAATATGTTGA
- the LOC107867629 gene encoding glycine-rich cell wall structural protein 2-like isoform X4 produces MDRYEKVQKPRNESPIKENEIRITTQGRLRNYITYATNLLLQRKIAGLHQITSIGSTDITDTWEPVEEGLLPLETTRHVSVITIILSKKVLDTSSIGYQPPIPANQVRPLTEYDYGGGRLNNDGGLGYGGDAGWKGGRGYNGRGRTGGRGGGYRGRGNNYGGVAGSMPIQGQGRGQGQGQVQGRGRGRGQGQGQGIKSNGPARASVAYV; encoded by the exons ATGGATAGGTATGAGAAAGTGCAGAAGCCAAGAAATGAGAGTCCTATAAAGgaaaatgaaataagaataaCAACACAAGGCAGATTGAGGAACTACATTACTTATGCAACCAATCTTCTTCTTCAG AGAAAGATCGCTGGCCTTCATCAGATCACATCAATTGGTTCAACTGATATCACTGATACGTGGGAACCTGTAGAAGAAGGACTTCTTCC CCTCGAGACTACTCGTCATGTGTCAGTCATAACAATTATCCTTTCAAAGAAGGTGTTAGATACTTCATCAATCGG GTACCAGCCACCTATTCCAGCAAATCAAGTCAGACCACTAACTGAATACGATTATGGAGGAg GGCGTTTAAACAACGATGGTGGGCTAGGATATGGTGGAGACGCTGGATGGAAAGGAGGGCGTGGATATAATGGTAGAGGGCGAACTGGAGGAAGAGGTGGTGGTTATCGTGGGCGTGGTAACAACTATGGTGGAGTAGCTGGTTCAATGCCCATTCAAGGCCAGG GTCGGGGCCAAGGACAAGGACAAGTACAAGGCCGGGGTAGAGGTCGTGGTCAGGGTCAAGGTCAAGGTATTAAATCAAATGGTCCTGCCCGGGCATCGGTTGCATATGTGTGA
- the LOC107867629 gene encoding glycine-rich cell wall structural protein 2-like isoform X3, with product MDRYEKVQKPRNESPIKENEIRITTQGRLRNYITYATNLLLQRKIAGLHQITSIGSTDITDTWEPVEEGLLPLETTRHVSVITIILSKKVLDTSSIGYQPPIPANQVRPLTEYDYGGEGRLNNDGGLGYGGDAGWKGGRGYNGRGRTGGRGGGYRGRGNNYGGVAGSMPIQGQGRGQGQGQVQGRGRGRGQGQGQGIKSNGPARASVAYV from the exons ATGGATAGGTATGAGAAAGTGCAGAAGCCAAGAAATGAGAGTCCTATAAAGgaaaatgaaataagaataaCAACACAAGGCAGATTGAGGAACTACATTACTTATGCAACCAATCTTCTTCTTCAG AGAAAGATCGCTGGCCTTCATCAGATCACATCAATTGGTTCAACTGATATCACTGATACGTGGGAACCTGTAGAAGAAGGACTTCTTCC CCTCGAGACTACTCGTCATGTGTCAGTCATAACAATTATCCTTTCAAAGAAGGTGTTAGATACTTCATCAATCGG GTACCAGCCACCTATTCCAGCAAATCAAGTCAGACCACTAACTGAATACGATTATGGAGGAg AAG GGCGTTTAAACAACGATGGTGGGCTAGGATATGGTGGAGACGCTGGATGGAAAGGAGGGCGTGGATATAATGGTAGAGGGCGAACTGGAGGAAGAGGTGGTGGTTATCGTGGGCGTGGTAACAACTATGGTGGAGTAGCTGGTTCAATGCCCATTCAAGGCCAGG GTCGGGGCCAAGGACAAGGACAAGTACAAGGCCGGGGTAGAGGTCGTGGTCAGGGTCAAGGTCAAGGTATTAAATCAAATGGTCCTGCCCGGGCATCGGTTGCATATGTGTGA
- the LOC107867629 gene encoding ATP-dependent RNA helicase A-like isoform X2: MDRYEKVQKPRNESPIKENEIRITTQGRLRNYITYATNLLLQEKGSKEIALKSMGRAISKTVMIAELIKRKIAGLHQITSIGSTDITDTWEPVEEGLLPLETTRHVSVITIILSKKVLDTSSIGYQPPIPANQVRPLTEYDYGGGRLNNDGGLGYGGDAGWKGGRGYNGRGRTGGRGGGYRGRGNNYGGVAGSMPIQGQGRGQGQGQVQGRGRGRGQGQGQGIKSNGPARASVAYV, translated from the exons ATGGATAGGTATGAGAAAGTGCAGAAGCCAAGAAATGAGAGTCCTATAAAGgaaaatgaaataagaataaCAACACAAGGCAGATTGAGGAACTACATTACTTATGCAACCAATCTTCTTCTTCAG GAGAAAGGATCTAAAGAAATTGCGCTCAAGTCTATGGGCAGAGCCATTAGCAAAACAGTAATGATAGCGGAACTAATAAAG AGAAAGATCGCTGGCCTTCATCAGATCACATCAATTGGTTCAACTGATATCACTGATACGTGGGAACCTGTAGAAGAAGGACTTCTTCC CCTCGAGACTACTCGTCATGTGTCAGTCATAACAATTATCCTTTCAAAGAAGGTGTTAGATACTTCATCAATCGG GTACCAGCCACCTATTCCAGCAAATCAAGTCAGACCACTAACTGAATACGATTATGGAGGAg GGCGTTTAAACAACGATGGTGGGCTAGGATATGGTGGAGACGCTGGATGGAAAGGAGGGCGTGGATATAATGGTAGAGGGCGAACTGGAGGAAGAGGTGGTGGTTATCGTGGGCGTGGTAACAACTATGGTGGAGTAGCTGGTTCAATGCCCATTCAAGGCCAGG GTCGGGGCCAAGGACAAGGACAAGTACAAGGCCGGGGTAGAGGTCGTGGTCAGGGTCAAGGTCAAGGTATTAAATCAAATGGTCCTGCCCGGGCATCGGTTGCATATGTGTGA
- the LOC107867629 gene encoding keratin, type II cytoskeletal 1-like isoform X1 yields MDRYEKVQKPRNESPIKENEIRITTQGRLRNYITYATNLLLQEKGSKEIALKSMGRAISKTVMIAELIKRKIAGLHQITSIGSTDITDTWEPVEEGLLPLETTRHVSVITIILSKKVLDTSSIGYQPPIPANQVRPLTEYDYGGEGRLNNDGGLGYGGDAGWKGGRGYNGRGRTGGRGGGYRGRGNNYGGVAGSMPIQGQGRGQGQGQVQGRGRGRGQGQGQGIKSNGPARASVAYV; encoded by the exons ATGGATAGGTATGAGAAAGTGCAGAAGCCAAGAAATGAGAGTCCTATAAAGgaaaatgaaataagaataaCAACACAAGGCAGATTGAGGAACTACATTACTTATGCAACCAATCTTCTTCTTCAG GAGAAAGGATCTAAAGAAATTGCGCTCAAGTCTATGGGCAGAGCCATTAGCAAAACAGTAATGATAGCGGAACTAATAAAG AGAAAGATCGCTGGCCTTCATCAGATCACATCAATTGGTTCAACTGATATCACTGATACGTGGGAACCTGTAGAAGAAGGACTTCTTCC CCTCGAGACTACTCGTCATGTGTCAGTCATAACAATTATCCTTTCAAAGAAGGTGTTAGATACTTCATCAATCGG GTACCAGCCACCTATTCCAGCAAATCAAGTCAGACCACTAACTGAATACGATTATGGAGGAg AAG GGCGTTTAAACAACGATGGTGGGCTAGGATATGGTGGAGACGCTGGATGGAAAGGAGGGCGTGGATATAATGGTAGAGGGCGAACTGGAGGAAGAGGTGGTGGTTATCGTGGGCGTGGTAACAACTATGGTGGAGTAGCTGGTTCAATGCCCATTCAAGGCCAGG GTCGGGGCCAAGGACAAGGACAAGTACAAGGCCGGGGTAGAGGTCGTGGTCAGGGTCAAGGTCAAGGTATTAAATCAAATGGTCCTGCCCGGGCATCGGTTGCATATGTGTGA